One window of the Peromyscus maniculatus bairdii isolate BWxNUB_F1_BW_parent chromosome 18, HU_Pman_BW_mat_3.1, whole genome shotgun sequence genome contains the following:
- the Rassf9 gene encoding ras association domain-containing protein 9, protein MAPFGRNLLKTRHKNRSPTKDMDPEEKEIVVWVCQEEKIVCGLTKRTTSTDVIQALLEEHEATFGEKRFLLGKASDYCIVEKWRGSERALPPLTRILKLWKAWGDEQANMQFVLVKTDAFLPVPLWRTAETKLVQNSEKPWELSPANYMKTLPPDKQKRIVRKTFRKLAKIKQDTVSHDRDNMETLVHLIISQDHTIHQQVQRMKELDMEIEKCEAKIHLDRVGNDGDDYVHAAYSMPRLSENEQKLDFQPEDSQALVDLNESEGMAQLEERLQYYRVLIEKLSAEIEREVKSSGFDGSEDPEGAAAGEVESPDLENVKCDLEKSMKAGLKIHSHLSGIQKEIKHSDSLLQMKAREYELLAKEFSSLHISNKDGCQLKETRGKESEAPGSCAEIPPLTQRVFNTYTNDTDSDTGISSNHSQDSETTLGDVLLLST, encoded by the coding sequence atCTCCAACTAAAGACATGGATCCCGAAGAGAAGGAAATCGTGGTTTGGGTTTGCCAGGAGGAAAAGATTGTCTGTGGATTAACCAAACGCACCACCTCCACCGACGTCATCCAGGCTTTGCTGGAGGAACATGAGGCTACGTTTGGAGAGAAGCGATTTCTGCTGGGCAAGGCCAGCGACTACTGCATCGTGGAGAAGTGGAGGGGCTCGGAGCGGGCCCTTCCTCCGCTGACGAGGATCCTGAAGCTGTGGAAGGCGTGGGGAGATGAGCAGGCCAATATGCAGTTTGTTTTGGTTAAAACAGACGCCTTTCTGCCAGTTCCACTGTGGAGAACGGCCGAAACCAAACTAGTGCAAAACAGTGAAAAACCCTGGGAGCTCAGTCCTGCGAATTACATGAAAACTTTGCCACCGGATAAACAAAAACGAATCGTCCGGAAAACCTTCCGGAAACTGGCTAAAATTAAGCAGGACACGGTTTCTCATGATCGGGACAATATGGAGACTTTGGTTCATCTAATTATTTCTCAGGACCACACTATTCACCAGCAAGTCCAAAGAATGAAAGAGTTAGATATGGAAATTGAAAAATGTGAAGCTAAGATCCACTTGGACCGGGTAGGGAACGATGGGGACGATTATGTTCACGCGGCGTATTCAATGCCCAGGCTCAGTGAAAATGAGCAAAAGCTCGACTTCCAACCCGAGGACAGCCAGGCTCTGGTGGACCTGAATGAGAGTGAGGGAATGGCACAGTTGGAAGAACGATTGCAATACTATAGAGTGCTCATCGAAAAGCTCTCGGCTGAAATTGAGAGAGAGGTGAAGAGCTCGGGCTTCGACGGCAGTGAGGATCCAGAGGGGGCAGCTGCAGGTGAAGTAGAAAGCCCGGATTTAGAAAACGTGAAGTGCGATCTGGAGAAAAGTATGAAAGCCGGTTTGAAAATCCACTCTCACTTGAGTGGCATCCAGAAAGAGATTAAACACAGTGACTCATTGCTTCAGATGAAAGCGAGAGAGTACGAACTCCTGGCCAAGGAGTTCAGTTCGCTGCACATTAGCAATAAAGATGGATGCCAGTTAAAAGAAACCAGAGGGAAGGAATCCGAGGCTCCCGGCAGCTGCGCGGAGATCCCTCCATTAACTCAAAGGGTGTTCAACACATACACCAATGACACAGATTCAGACACTGGCATCAGCTCCAACCACAGCCAGGACTCTGAAACAACGCTGGGCGATGTGCTCCTATTGTCAACTTAA